The window GCGGCAGGTTAAAAGAAGTTCATTCCCTTTAAGCACACTATCAGCGCACGGTTTTTACTATTTCATCGATCATCAGGTTCACAATTTCGTTGTTCATAGAGCTTTCGCTTCTCACCACTGCCACTTCATGAACCGGAAGAGGAGGAAGGCTCTCGTGTCCGCTCGGACTGAGATGCTCAGGAACACAACATTCGGTCAGCACGGCCATGGCCATCCCGCTTTCAGCTGCGGCTATCAGCCCCGCAATATAGGGGCTGTTATAGACAATACGATAACCTCCCGGCATTTTTTCCAGGGCTTCAAGCAGGTTTCTACGCGCCTCACTACCAAACTCATACATCGCTACCGGTAAAGGCTCAGGCAGGACAGGTTCTGCTTTAATAAGATTGCCGAACCATACGAGCGGCACACTGACCAGCCAGGTGCCTCTGTCAGGGCGGTTCTGTGACACGATAGCCACATCAAGTTCGGCAGCATCGATTTTTGGTATCAGAGAAGAGGAAGGTTCACAGAGCAACGAAATCTCTATGCATGGATACTTCTGGCTGAATGTTCTCAGGAGAGGTGAAAGATATCGGGCTGCATAGTCATCAGGGATACCGAGGCTGACGTGGCCTTGTTGAGCTTTCTGTTTAAGCGTATTTAAGGCAACTGCATGTGTTCGAAGAATTTTATCTGCATAACCTAAAAGATCTTTTCCCGCCGGTGTCAGCGTCAGTCTCCTGACTTGACGGTAGAAAACTTTACGCTCAAGCACGTCCTCAATTTTTTTTGATGTGCATACTTATTGCTGACTGAGAGCGACAAAGCGTTTGTGCCGACAACGCCACAAAAAATATGTTGTATGGTGCTTATAGCTGTGGGGTTACTTATTATCACTCCTGACATTCTGCATGACCCGGAAGCAGGACTGGCGCTTGTCTGGTCTCTGGCAGCAGGATTCTCCTATGCGATTATTGTGTTGTATAACCGCTATACGGCATCCGGCGTCCCCCCCTTACAGTC is drawn from Pectobacterium aroidearum and contains these coding sequences:
- a CDS encoding LysR family transcriptional regulator: MLERKVFYRQVRRLTLTPAGKDLLGYADKILRTHAVALNTLKQKAQQGHVSLGIPDDYAARYLSPLLRTFSQKYPCIEISLLCEPSSSLIPKIDAAELDVAIVSQNRPDRGTWLVSVPLVWFGNLIKAEPVLPEPLPVAMYEFGSEARRNLLEALEKMPGGYRIVYNSPYIAGLIAAAESGMAMAVLTECCVPEHLSPSGHESLPPLPVHEVAVVRSESSMNNEIVNLMIDEIVKTVR